A DNA window from Lutra lutra chromosome 8, mLutLut1.2, whole genome shotgun sequence contains the following coding sequences:
- the NTS gene encoding neurotensin/neuromedin N: MMAGMKIQLICMILLAFSSWSLCSDSEEEMKALEADLLTNMHTSKISKASVSSWKMTLLNVCSFVNNLNSQAEETGEFREEELITRRKFPAALDGFSLEAMLTIYQLQKICHSRAFQQWELIQEDVLDAGNDKNEKEEVIKRKIPYILKRQLYENKPRRPYILKRGSYYY, from the exons ATGATGGCAGGAATGAAAATCCAGCTGATATGCATGATACTTCTGGCTTTCAGCTCCTGGAGTCTGTGCTCAG attcagaagaggaaatgaaagcattAGAAGCAGATTTATTGACCAATATGCATACATCAAag ATCAGTAAAGCGAGTGTTTCTTCTTGGAAAATGACCCTGCTAAATGTTTGCAGTTTTGTAAATAACCTGAACAGCCAAGCCGAGGAAACAGGAGAGTTTCGTGAAGAGGAGCTTATTACAAGAAGGAAATTTCCCGCTGCCTTAGATGGTTTTAGCTTGGAAGCAATGCTGACAATATACCAGCTCCAAAAAATCTGCCACAGCAGGGCTTTTCAACAATGGGAg TTAATTCAGGAAGATGTTCTTGATGCTGGAAATGACAAAAACGAAAAGGAAGaagttataaagagaaaaatcccttACATTCTGAAACGCCAGCTGTATGAGAATAAACCCAGAAGACCCTACATACTCAAAAGAGGTTCCTACTACTACTga